Below is a window of Mucilaginibacter sp. PAMC 26640 DNA.
AAATGCTCTGCCGAAACGTTAAACTTTTATAAGGAAATTTACAATACTAGATTTAACTAAGCGATTATGCTTTACAAATGCCTTTGGTTCTTTCAGACTTTGTTTTTACGTCTGCTTATTAAACATATTGGATTGATAAGTTATGTAGGTAAGCCAACATTCATTTACGGTGGCAAAAGAATTCAAATAGGCAATAAGGTGCGTATATTTCCCGGCCTCCGTGCCGAAACTCATTATAACGGAAGCATTCAGATAGGTGATGATGTGTCTATTGGGCAAAATTTTCACATCGTCAGTTCCGGAATTATGCTTAGTATTGGTAGTCACACTACTATATCTGGCAACGTATTCATTACAAATGTAGACCATGATTATACCGCAATAGGCGAACACATTCTTAAACAAAAATATCTCGAAAAGAATACGATGATTGGAGAAAATTGCTTTATAGGCTATGGTGCTGTTTTACAAGCAGGAACTATTTTAGGAAAGCAATGTATTGTCGGCTCAAATTCGGTTCTTCGTGGTACGTATCCTGACTACGCTGTAATAGCAGGTGCTCCGGCAAAAATTTTAAAACGGTATAATTTAAATACCTCCCTTTGGGAGAAAACAGACGCAAAAGGAAATTTTATCTTATGAATATATTAATAACAGGCGGAGCGGGCTTTATCGGCTCAAACTTAGCGCTTAAGCTAATTGCTAAAGGACATAATTTGACTGTGTTAGATAATCTGTCCAAACAAATACATGGCGA
It encodes the following:
- a CDS encoding lipopolysaccharide biosynthesis protein, producing the protein MLYKCLWFFQTLFLRLLIKHIGLISYVGKPTFIYGGKRIQIGNKVRIFPGLRAETHYNGSIQIGDDVSIGQNFHIVSSGIMLSIGSHTTISGNVFITNVDHDYTAIGEHILKQKYLEKNTMIGENCFIGYGAVLQAGTILGKQCIVGSNSVLRGTYPDYAVIAGAPAKILKRYNLNTSLWEKTDAKGNFIL